From Deinococcus aquaticus, one genomic window encodes:
- a CDS encoding type II secretion system protein, with translation MEPEVTAFPSRNRRTQGFSLIELLMVMAIVGILSAVLFVSSARGVRQQQLREAGTQLLADLNRTRTQATQSSTATSVTLTSAAASSPKATYVTVWSPGGSVTRTLPNNVLVAPVATYANTITYTAPYAESSVPGGAVWVLSNSAGELLYMKLLGTTGKGTFSAQP, from the coding sequence ATGGAACCTGAGGTGACCGCGTTTCCCTCACGAAACCGGCGCACCCAGGGGTTCTCCCTTATCGAGCTTCTCATGGTGATGGCGATCGTTGGGATTCTCTCTGCTGTCCTGTTCGTCAGCAGCGCCCGTGGCGTTCGGCAGCAGCAGTTGCGGGAGGCCGGAACCCAGCTGCTGGCGGATTTAAACAGGACTCGCACCCAGGCCACGCAAAGCTCTACCGCCACTAGTGTGACGCTGACCAGTGCCGCAGCCTCGTCGCCTAAGGCAACATACGTGACCGTCTGGTCGCCGGGCGGGAGTGTCACACGTACCTTGCCGAACAACGTGCTGGTCGCCCCGGTGGCCACCTACGCAAATACCATCACCTACACGGCTCCCTACGCGGAGAGCAGCGTGCCGGGCGGAGCCGTCTGGGTCCTGAGCAACTCAGCCGGTGAACTGCTCTACATGAAACTCCTGGGAACCACAGGAAAGGGGACTTTCAGTGCGCAACCCTGA
- a CDS encoding DUF3809 domain-containing protein, translated as MIFDAEQIFTLPYPGPPADALAFVRDPARALGRLRFLRDLRAGEGSVRGELVVPLPGLGDADLPFHSLLSLTPDGANLIPQALSGERAWVEVSGQARAEGTDLHFTFQFRAHLATPDAQGWGGAAFEKMIRAAASRTLDRVARELPGSISRAMPTEPA; from the coding sequence CTTCGACGCCGAGCAGATTTTCACGCTGCCGTACCCCGGCCCCCCCGCCGACGCCCTGGCGTTCGTGCGCGACCCCGCCCGCGCGCTGGGCCGCCTGCGGTTCCTACGGGACCTGCGCGCAGGCGAGGGCAGCGTGCGCGGCGAACTGGTCGTGCCGCTGCCGGGCCTGGGTGACGCCGACCTGCCGTTTCACAGCCTCCTGAGCCTCACGCCGGACGGCGCGAACCTGATCCCGCAGGCCCTGAGCGGCGAGCGCGCCTGGGTGGAGGTCAGCGGGCAGGCCCGCGCGGAGGGCACGGACCTGCACTTCACCTTCCAGTTCCGCGCGCATCTCGCCACGCCCGACGCGCAGGGTTGGGGCGGCGCGGCCTTCGAGAAGATGATCCGCGCCGCTGCGAGCCGCACCCTGGACCGCGTGGCCCGCGAACTGCCGGGCAGCATCAGCCGCGCCATGCCGACCGAACCGGCCTGA
- a CDS encoding DUF4900 domain-containing protein — translation MKKSHRTEGAMLIVTVLVVMVMMVVILAITSQLALSSRRTSTAQESSIRAMYAAEAGLSRSQTQLNLVNSLLQPNSMVIPSSGLSAVTTTQMQTDILNLCGLTALPTATTLCSGTSSQGVLGTLSTSDLGTGNRLDFFAKYIPVSSFTSGAYTLTGDSRAFWAQLFSENGVELKGGKNNAEYSSRIQLVLNSVQKTATDTFVLTLSVPSVSAAGTPDSSSTRNLVVGSQNRTYTLNVGRGSFAKYALLTNRHYSSKGAEDECALKPSDCSRITFTSNTLFSGPVHTNSNFNFQGTPYFGGEVTSAGCPGGAIKTNSSGDDYCSVTAKPGAYFYSTTWKDKSAMSPNDQAPIVSTTSGNSDPRFQGGVSWNKNFIPLPKNANNQALQAKSGGVFINGTASNLTLQASNITLGTTSTPVQRISYTLSGNTVNLATDADQNVYLLNTTTNVWSKATQDPITGTWIPGGAGTKFTGVIYAKDGVTNLNGPARTDANNPATAPAAIASFAQMTLASTGDIAITSDLKYADPPCSGSNSVTNGVFNAATCTNKNAKNILGIYSSGGDVDLVSPKCAVTNADGACTTAGTRPGMPKNVNIHAVLMASQGKVKVDGYDGGAADGSLGQVNLMGGIIENYYGAFGLTSGKGYGRNFVYDQRTNEGVTPPFFPTQQEWSAGLTTPIKLQQNGNQVQTAKDGT, via the coding sequence ATGAAGAAGTCTCACCGCACCGAGGGAGCCATGCTGATCGTGACCGTGTTGGTGGTCATGGTCATGATGGTCGTGATCCTGGCGATCACCTCTCAACTGGCACTGTCCTCCCGGCGCACTTCCACCGCTCAGGAATCCTCTATTCGCGCCATGTACGCGGCGGAAGCGGGCCTGTCGCGCTCGCAGACGCAACTGAACCTCGTCAACAGCCTCCTGCAACCCAACTCCATGGTCATTCCCTCATCTGGCTTATCGGCCGTCACAACCACCCAAATGCAAACAGACATCCTGAACCTGTGCGGCCTAACCGCCCTGCCCACTGCCACCACCCTGTGTAGCGGCACCAGTTCACAGGGCGTGCTTGGCACACTGTCGACCAGCGACCTCGGAACAGGAAACCGCCTGGATTTCTTCGCAAAATACATTCCTGTGTCCTCGTTTACGTCGGGGGCGTACACCCTGACTGGAGACAGCCGTGCTTTCTGGGCACAGCTGTTCAGCGAGAACGGCGTTGAGCTGAAGGGCGGCAAGAACAACGCTGAATACTCCAGCCGCATCCAGCTGGTCCTGAACTCCGTGCAGAAAACCGCAACAGACACCTTCGTCCTGACCCTCTCGGTACCCTCCGTCTCTGCCGCGGGTACTCCTGACAGCAGTTCAACCCGCAATCTCGTCGTGGGTAGCCAGAACAGGACGTACACACTGAATGTTGGGCGTGGTTCGTTCGCCAAGTATGCCCTGCTGACCAACCGGCATTACTCCAGCAAAGGCGCTGAAGACGAGTGCGCTTTGAAACCCAGTGACTGCTCCCGCATCACATTCACCAGCAACACCCTGTTCTCCGGTCCTGTGCACACCAACTCCAACTTCAACTTCCAGGGCACACCGTACTTTGGCGGGGAAGTCACTTCTGCTGGCTGCCCTGGCGGTGCCATCAAGACCAACAGTAGTGGCGACGACTACTGCTCGGTAACCGCGAAACCCGGCGCCTACTTCTACAGCACGACCTGGAAGGACAAGAGTGCGATGTCCCCGAATGATCAGGCTCCGATCGTCTCCACCACCAGCGGGAACTCCGACCCCCGGTTCCAGGGTGGAGTGTCGTGGAACAAGAATTTCATCCCGCTGCCCAAGAACGCCAACAACCAGGCGCTGCAGGCTAAGTCGGGCGGTGTGTTCATCAACGGCACGGCCTCCAACCTGACCCTTCAGGCCTCGAATATCACCTTAGGCACAACCAGCACTCCGGTGCAGCGCATCTCGTACACCCTGAGCGGCAATACCGTCAATCTGGCCACTGACGCTGACCAGAACGTGTACCTGCTGAATACCACGACCAACGTGTGGTCTAAAGCCACCCAGGACCCCATCACGGGCACCTGGATTCCGGGCGGCGCAGGAACGAAATTCACGGGCGTCATCTACGCGAAGGACGGAGTGACTAACCTCAACGGTCCTGCGCGGACCGACGCCAACAACCCCGCCACTGCTCCCGCCGCTATTGCTTCCTTCGCACAGATGACCCTGGCCTCCACCGGCGATATCGCCATCACCAGCGACCTCAAGTACGCAGATCCTCCCTGTAGCGGCAGTAACTCGGTGACGAACGGCGTGTTCAATGCTGCTACCTGCACCAACAAGAACGCCAAGAACATTCTGGGCATCTATTCCTCCGGTGGGGACGTCGATCTGGTCAGCCCGAAATGTGCAGTAACGAACGCCGACGGCGCCTGCACCACCGCCGGAACCCGCCCGGGCATGCCCAAGAACGTCAACATCCACGCCGTTCTGATGGCCAGTCAGGGCAAAGTCAAGGTTGATGGGTACGATGGCGGTGCCGCAGACGGTAGTCTGGGACAGGTGAACCTGATGGGCGGCATCATCGAGAACTACTACGGCGCGTTCGGTCTGACGAGCGGCAAGGGTTACGGTCGTAACTTCGTCTACGATCAGCGCACCAACGAGGGTGTCACCCCTCCCTTCTTCCCCACACAGCAGGAATGGTCCGCCGGTCTGACGACCCCCATCAAGCTGCAGCAGAACGGCAATCAGGTTCAGACTGCAAAGGATGGAACCTGA
- a CDS encoding acyltransferase: MTWLKPVDVGRDAQSAYGEFLRDLEARLSDAGTDRFVLAREVLSEAMYGRPYEALLADAPLAALNLDARNVTFEAEYYMATDAELFGQVKPLLWLWKNLDLTPVGQNPVLGIPVRRVLAERIFRRVGRDFKCWQNVEFSVGYNMEVGDDVVVHRHVLLDDIGGIELHDGASISDYVNVYSHTHSVLDGPDVTLRRTVIGRGARITYHSTVLAGSVVSDDAMLATHALLRSDIPPHGIAMGVPARTTRFKLREPQSVLVDSRSLVRVPDRKANPEFPEATPNQTRVASEDDLAGRALVTGER; this comes from the coding sequence GTGACTTGGCTGAAGCCGGTGGATGTGGGTCGTGACGCGCAGTCGGCGTACGGTGAGTTCTTGCGGGATCTGGAGGCGCGTCTGTCGGATGCGGGTACGGACCGGTTCGTGCTGGCGCGTGAGGTGCTGTCCGAGGCGATGTACGGCCGGCCCTATGAGGCACTGCTGGCGGACGCTCCGCTGGCGGCTCTGAATCTGGACGCGAGGAACGTGACGTTCGAGGCGGAGTACTACATGGCGACGGACGCGGAGTTGTTCGGGCAGGTCAAGCCGCTGCTGTGGCTGTGGAAGAATCTGGATCTGACGCCGGTTGGGCAGAATCCGGTGCTGGGGATTCCGGTGCGGCGGGTGCTGGCGGAACGGATTTTCCGGCGGGTGGGGCGGGATTTCAAGTGCTGGCAGAACGTGGAGTTCAGCGTGGGGTACAACATGGAGGTGGGGGACGATGTGGTCGTTCACCGGCATGTGCTGCTGGATGACATCGGTGGGATCGAGTTGCATGACGGGGCGAGTATCAGCGATTACGTGAATGTGTACAGTCATACGCACAGCGTGCTGGACGGTCCGGACGTGACGTTGCGGCGCACGGTGATCGGGCGTGGGGCGCGGATCACGTACCATTCGACGGTCCTGGCGGGCAGTGTGGTGAGTGATGACGCGATGCTAGCGACGCACGCGCTGCTGCGCAGTGATATTCCGCCGCATGGGATTGCGATGGGGGTGCCAGCGCGCACGACGCGCTTCAAGCTGCGGGAGCCGCAGTCGGTGCTGGTGGATTCGCGGTCGCTGGTGCGCGTGCCGGACCGGAAGGCGAATCCGGAGTTTCCGGAGGCCACGCCGAATCAGACGCGCGTGGCGTCCGAGGATGATCTGGCGGGCCGCGCGCTGGTGACCGGGGAACGCTGA
- a CDS encoding LCP family protein, producing the protein MTRPSRLGRLRALQAFGLTLSCLSLGGFALLSGAGRTVASSVLPGTAPQFTVLIAGRDIVYCYYQQPCKDQDQRTGLVQPPNTDTVMLVKVDGARVRVLNIPRDTNVGEFDRGESVAAQKVNSQYFSGGPQALKQAVETITGERVDSYVIVRTDYVERVINALGGLDVTVPEGGIEWIDRAAGVNLQLDAGPHHLEGPDAVLFLRVRKGFGDDYGRIDHQKQALTQLAGRLKSAQGLAALPTILGGIGNGVETNADPNTLAALRPFLPGLKLSFATLPTDEIPGTFNLAVNRERLAALWGDAPAPVTDAPGVKVTVVDASGAGLGEGLKTALTALGYADVQVTVAPASQEASQVFTQQDVAQAGALADLLNLPRLQGERFPVAAGEVGVLLTRDAQENLKELAALAGTPLAADPRVADDTALPGPSPEPLPTTAPGSN; encoded by the coding sequence GTGACGCGCCCTTCCCGCCTGGGCAGGCTGCGCGCCCTGCAGGCCTTCGGGTTGACCCTGTCCTGCCTGTCGCTGGGTGGTTTCGCGCTGCTCAGCGGGGCGGGGCGCACGGTCGCGTCGTCGGTACTGCCGGGCACGGCGCCGCAGTTCACGGTGCTGATCGCCGGGCGGGACATCGTGTACTGCTACTACCAGCAGCCCTGCAAGGATCAGGATCAGCGGACGGGGCTGGTGCAGCCGCCGAACACGGACACGGTCATGCTGGTCAAGGTGGACGGCGCGCGCGTGCGGGTGCTGAACATCCCGCGTGACACGAACGTCGGCGAGTTCGACCGTGGGGAATCCGTGGCGGCGCAGAAGGTGAACAGTCAGTACTTCTCGGGCGGCCCGCAGGCACTGAAGCAGGCTGTGGAGACCATCACCGGCGAGCGGGTGGACTCGTACGTGATCGTCCGCACCGATTACGTCGAGCGGGTCATCAATGCGCTGGGCGGCCTGGACGTGACCGTGCCCGAGGGCGGCATCGAGTGGATCGACCGGGCGGCGGGCGTGAACCTGCAACTGGACGCCGGCCCGCACCACCTGGAAGGCCCGGACGCGGTGCTGTTCCTGCGGGTCCGCAAGGGCTTCGGGGATGACTACGGCCGCATCGATCATCAGAAGCAGGCGCTGACGCAACTGGCCGGCCGCCTGAAATCCGCGCAGGGCCTCGCGGCGCTCCCCACCATTCTGGGCGGCATCGGGAACGGCGTGGAGACGAACGCGGACCCGAACACCCTCGCGGCGCTGCGGCCGTTCCTGCCGGGCCTGAAACTGAGTTTCGCGACGCTGCCCACCGACGAGATTCCCGGCACGTTCAACCTCGCCGTGAACCGCGAGCGGCTGGCCGCACTGTGGGGCGACGCACCCGCCCCGGTCACGGACGCGCCGGGAGTGAAGGTCACGGTCGTGGACGCCAGCGGCGCGGGCCTGGGCGAAGGCCTGAAGACCGCCCTGACGGCGCTGGGCTACGCGGACGTGCAGGTCACGGTCGCGCCGGCCAGTCAGGAGGCCAGTCAGGTCTTCACGCAGCAGGACGTGGCGCAGGCCGGGGCGCTGGCGGACCTGCTGAACCTGCCGCGCCTGCAGGGCGAGCGCTTCCCGGTCGCGGCGGGCGAGGTGGGCGTCCTGCTGACCCGCGACGCCCAGGAGAACCTGAAGGAACTGGCCGCGCTGGCCGGCACCCCACTGGCCGCCGATCCCCGGGTGGCCGACGACACCGCGCTGCCGGGCCCGTCACCCGAACCGCTGCCCACCACCGCTCCCGGCAGCAACTGA
- the rsfS gene encoding ribosome silencing factor, which yields MTPDTRTLTQLQAIVDAARERRAEDVTVLDLTAVSSTLEYFVICTATAGLQLNAVQENIREKAMAAGLPRPSVEGPSERWLLLAFGGGIVVHIMTKDAREYYDLEGLWSDARPLDFPDLQESPKA from the coding sequence ATGACACCAGACACCCGCACCCTGACCCAACTGCAAGCCATCGTGGACGCCGCCCGTGAACGCCGCGCCGAGGACGTCACCGTTCTGGACCTGACGGCCGTCAGCTCCACCCTGGAGTACTTCGTGATCTGCACCGCCACTGCCGGGTTGCAGCTGAACGCCGTGCAGGAGAACATCCGCGAGAAGGCCATGGCCGCCGGCCTGCCCCGCCCCAGCGTGGAAGGCCCCAGCGAACGCTGGCTGCTGCTCGCCTTCGGCGGCGGCATCGTCGTGCACATCATGACCAAGGACGCCCGCGAGTACTACGACCTCGAAGGCCTCTGGAGCGACGCGCGCCCCCTGGACTTCCCGGACCTGCAGGAAAGCCCCAAAGCCTGA
- the yqeK gene encoding bis(5'-nucleosyl)-tetraphosphatase (symmetrical) YqeK, producing MVRPRRYEHVLRVAELAAQIALANGLDDMRAYAAGILHDIARDLPDAELLRLAPPECEIDAGHPLALHGRAARVLLERWGYQDQVVLEAVEDHTTGPRGGNRVAECVYIADVSEPGRGVNADIRELALRDLNAALERAIVSKVTYLQGRGIQVHPRTLQAYHALPCVAQQIQPSPPRPSLL from the coding sequence ATGGTGCGCCCACGCCGCTACGAGCACGTGCTGCGCGTGGCTGAACTGGCTGCCCAGATTGCCCTGGCGAACGGTCTGGACGACATGCGCGCCTACGCCGCCGGGATTCTGCACGACATTGCCCGCGACCTGCCCGACGCCGAGCTGCTGCGCCTCGCCCCGCCCGAGTGCGAGATCGACGCCGGGCATCCGCTGGCGCTGCACGGGCGGGCCGCGCGGGTGCTGCTGGAACGCTGGGGGTACCAGGATCAGGTGGTGCTGGAGGCCGTGGAGGACCACACGACCGGGCCGCGCGGCGGGAATCGGGTCGCGGAGTGCGTGTACATCGCGGACGTGTCCGAGCCGGGGCGGGGCGTGAACGCCGACATCCGCGAACTGGCGCTGCGGGACCTGAACGCCGCGCTGGAGCGCGCCATCGTCTCGAAGGTCACGTACCTGCAGGGGCGGGGCATTCAGGTGCATCCGCGGACGTTGCAGGCCTATCATGCGCTGCCGTGCGTCGCTCAACAGATCCAGCCTTCCCCTCCCCGTCCGTCTCTCCTGTGA
- a CDS encoding metal-dependent hydrolase, translating into MNIHFIGHSAFMLEHGQTRLLIDPFIQGNPQAAVTLQQALDWNVTAVLISHAHGDHWGDTLEFTRGGTPLIATAEIAGYAQQHGATNVTGMNIGGTYRTDWGSVTLTPAWHSSSFPDGTYGGMPTGLIIELGAQRVYFAGDTNLFGDMKLIGDRGLDAAILPIGDHYTMGPEEAARTLDLLRPRVAIPMHYGTFPPLTGDPAVFQREGQARGVDIRIIKPGEHTTL; encoded by the coding sequence ATGAACATTCACTTCATCGGCCACAGCGCCTTCATGCTCGAACACGGCCAGACGCGCCTGCTGATCGACCCGTTCATCCAGGGCAATCCCCAGGCGGCCGTCACCCTGCAACAGGCGCTCGACTGGAACGTCACGGCTGTCCTGATCAGCCACGCGCACGGCGACCACTGGGGCGACACCCTGGAGTTCACGCGCGGCGGCACCCCGCTGATCGCCACCGCCGAAATCGCCGGGTACGCCCAGCAGCACGGCGCGACGAACGTCACCGGCATGAACATCGGCGGCACCTACCGCACCGACTGGGGCAGCGTCACCCTCACCCCCGCCTGGCACAGCAGCTCCTTCCCCGACGGCACGTACGGCGGCATGCCCACCGGCCTGATCATCGAACTCGGCGCTCAGCGCGTGTACTTCGCCGGCGACACCAACCTCTTCGGCGACATGAAACTCATCGGCGACCGGGGCCTCGACGCCGCCATCCTGCCCATCGGCGACCACTACACCATGGGCCCCGAGGAAGCCGCCCGCACCCTCGACCTGCTGCGCCCCCGCGTGGCCATCCCCATGCACTATGGCACCTTCCCACCCCTGACCGGCGACCCCGCCGTCTTCCAGCGCGAGGGACAGGCCCGCGGCGTGGACATCCGCATCATTAAACCCGGCGAACACACCACCCTGTAA
- a CDS encoding prepilin-type N-terminal cleavage/methylation domain-containing protein, which produces MRNPDSDHRYTQQGFTIVEVLVAVMLLLVIVTAVLAPLTGLFGLSRQSTQQVAATNLAQAAIEQVKGEWQDSPKYQMNCVSLTSFPAGVQVRAQGMDSNFNKVGSETDVQATGTACGVSPALPDTSPTNRTVTASATSAGKTVSFSTEIAHP; this is translated from the coding sequence GTGCGCAACCCTGATTCAGATCACCGGTACACCCAGCAGGGTTTCACCATCGTCGAAGTCTTGGTAGCAGTCATGCTGCTGCTTGTCATCGTGACTGCCGTCCTAGCGCCGCTGACCGGACTCTTCGGGCTGTCACGGCAATCAACTCAGCAGGTGGCCGCAACCAACCTCGCGCAGGCGGCCATAGAACAGGTTAAAGGCGAATGGCAAGACAGCCCCAAGTACCAGATGAATTGCGTATCCCTGACCAGTTTTCCTGCGGGTGTGCAGGTCCGGGCACAGGGTATGGACTCTAATTTCAACAAAGTTGGCAGTGAAACGGACGTTCAGGCGACTGGTACCGCCTGCGGTGTCAGTCCGGCCCTGCCGGATACCAGCCCGACCAACCGGACCGTGACAGCGTCAGCCACGAGTGCAGGCAAAACAGTCAGTTTCTCCACGGAGATTGCCCACCCATGA
- a CDS encoding YbbR-like domain-containing protein, translated as MRAGSDLAAQLRRWLDPRHAWTRGTHNLGLKMLALGVSLTLWVVATTDRRANVEQGFNVPVSVRDTTGSGEEKRATSDLSPASVRVTLWGSPDRLRELQPENIEAVVDVTGVPEGSFTQPVTVTAPSGTEVRRQTPARVQGFLDTQVTRTLPVTLSVASPPEASVPRYVVSPAEAQVSGPGRVVSTVTRVVTSPAALSAGAEREVPLVALDGAGLPVGGVKATPSTVTVRRLDTGELPVKTVRVVLNDPPATLRVTSVSVQPSTVRVVAAPELLGRLREVGGTVTYRAGTYTAAVNLSIPAGAQALETVSVRLTVERVTSAAP; from the coding sequence GTGAGGGCCGGGTCTGATCTGGCGGCGCAGTTGCGGCGCTGGCTGGACCCGCGTCACGCCTGGACGCGTGGCACGCACAACCTGGGGTTGAAGATGCTGGCGCTGGGCGTGTCCCTGACGCTGTGGGTGGTGGCGACCACGGACCGGCGCGCGAACGTCGAGCAGGGATTCAACGTGCCGGTGTCCGTGCGGGACACGACCGGCAGCGGCGAGGAGAAGCGCGCCACGAGTGACCTGAGCCCGGCGTCGGTGCGGGTGACGTTGTGGGGCAGCCCGGACCGGCTGCGGGAACTGCAACCGGAGAACATCGAGGCAGTCGTGGACGTGACAGGCGTGCCGGAGGGGAGTTTCACGCAGCCCGTGACGGTCACGGCGCCCAGCGGGACCGAGGTGCGCCGGCAGACGCCCGCGCGGGTGCAGGGGTTCCTGGATACGCAGGTGACGCGCACACTGCCGGTCACGCTGAGCGTGGCGTCGCCACCCGAGGCGAGCGTGCCCCGGTACGTGGTCTCGCCGGCCGAGGCGCAGGTGTCCGGGCCGGGCCGGGTGGTGTCCACCGTGACGCGTGTGGTGACCAGTCCGGCGGCCCTGTCGGCGGGGGCCGAGCGGGAGGTGCCGCTGGTCGCGCTGGACGGCGCGGGCCTGCCGGTGGGTGGGGTCAAGGCCACGCCGTCGACCGTGACGGTCCGCCGCCTGGATACCGGGGAACTGCCGGTCAAGACGGTGCGGGTGGTGCTGAACGATCCGCCGGCGACGCTGCGGGTCACGTCGGTCAGCGTGCAGCCCAGCACCGTGCGGGTGGTCGCGGCGCCGGAACTGCTGGGGCGACTGCGTGAGGTGGGGGGAACCGTCACGTACCGCGCCGGGACGTACACGGCGGCCGTGAACCTCTCGATTCCGGCTGGCGCGCAGGCGCTGGAGACCGTCAGCGTGCGCCTGACCGTCGAGCGGGTCACCTCGGCCGCTCCGTGA
- the cdaA gene encoding diadenylate cyclase CdaA, with the protein MPTPFGQVNVRDVLDILLVTFLVYQGYLLVAGTRAVNVVRGILVFAGVWVAAQVLNLPTLSYLLGRAGTVGIFALVVLFQPELRAALERVGRPRGRDTGASGAALQDLARAMERLAERKTGALIAIERRTPLGEYAATGVSLDALVSVPFLEALFARNAPLHDGGVIIQGSRVISAGCLFPLQSSDGTYRRYGTRHRAAIGLSELTDAVVLVVSEERGSMRIALTGRLGPDLNGTELREQLRALVYDRAGFLAAGESEPDPDERGAEGEPARESS; encoded by the coding sequence ATGCCCACTCCGTTCGGTCAGGTGAATGTCCGGGATGTTCTGGACATCCTGCTGGTCACGTTCCTGGTGTACCAGGGGTACCTGCTGGTGGCGGGAACGCGGGCGGTGAACGTGGTGCGCGGCATTCTGGTGTTCGCGGGCGTGTGGGTGGCGGCGCAGGTGCTGAACCTGCCGACCCTGAGTTACCTGCTGGGCCGGGCGGGAACGGTGGGCATCTTCGCGCTGGTGGTGCTGTTCCAGCCGGAGTTGCGGGCGGCGCTGGAGCGGGTGGGGCGGCCGCGCGGGCGGGATACCGGGGCGAGCGGCGCGGCGTTGCAGGACCTGGCACGGGCCATGGAGCGCCTCGCGGAGCGCAAGACCGGGGCGCTGATCGCGATCGAGCGGCGCACGCCTCTGGGTGAGTACGCGGCGACGGGCGTGTCGCTGGACGCGCTGGTCAGCGTGCCGTTCCTGGAGGCGTTGTTCGCGCGGAACGCGCCGCTGCATGACGGCGGGGTGATCATTCAGGGGTCGCGGGTCATCTCGGCCGGGTGCCTGTTTCCGTTGCAGTCGAGTGACGGTACGTACCGGCGGTACGGCACGCGGCACCGCGCGGCGATCGGCCTGTCGGAGTTGACGGACGCGGTGGTGCTGGTGGTCAGTGAGGAGCGGGGCAGCATGAGGATCGCGTTGACGGGGCGGCTGGGTCCGGACCTGAACGGAACGGAGTTGAGGGAGCAGTTGCGGGCGCTGGTGTACGACCGGGCGGGGTTCCTGGCGGCCGGGGAGTCGGAACCGGACCCGGATGAGCGCGGCGCCGAGGGTGAACCGGCGCGGGAGTCGTCGTGA
- a CDS encoding PilW family protein encodes MRTDLAMIRQAGFTLVELLIGMALMSVVLLAVFNVNLSSTRASMSLQTRNDLLPETQIAQTYLLSKLREAAYVYPTATAFDLGTDPTVRNPRTGSGIWSVGTDAFVAVVLPPRSGTPNCAVTAPAVPDTANCYTLHAYYPVLRSALTGSTTLSSGRRPSTEPLNDSAWVLMEYRRSFGKLTGTVFPVPAANTTQGAMVMDYLLPVTLPQVSSIPDRLFSLAGDAGIQQVGRTAITVNLAAQRQVGGSPSVRVPGSGRSTVTVFPRNVGKGIGLN; translated from the coding sequence ATGAGGACTGATCTTGCAATGATCCGGCAGGCCGGCTTCACGCTGGTAGAACTGTTGATCGGCATGGCCCTGATGAGCGTGGTCCTGCTGGCAGTCTTCAACGTGAATCTGTCCTCTACGCGGGCGTCCATGTCATTGCAGACGCGCAATGACCTCCTGCCGGAAACGCAGATCGCGCAGACATACCTGCTCTCCAAACTCCGTGAGGCAGCGTACGTGTACCCCACCGCAACAGCGTTTGATCTGGGAACAGATCCCACTGTGCGGAATCCCCGTACCGGTTCTGGCATCTGGTCTGTGGGTACAGATGCGTTTGTCGCCGTAGTCCTACCGCCCAGAAGCGGGACGCCGAATTGCGCTGTCACTGCTCCAGCCGTGCCGGACACAGCCAACTGCTATACCCTGCACGCTTACTACCCGGTCTTGCGCTCGGCCCTGACCGGCAGCACCACCCTGAGCAGTGGCCGTCGACCGTCGACTGAGCCGCTGAACGACTCAGCCTGGGTATTGATGGAATACCGCCGCTCGTTCGGCAAACTGACCGGCACCGTGTTCCCAGTCCCAGCGGCCAACACCACGCAGGGCGCGATGGTGATGGATTACCTGCTGCCGGTCACCCTTCCGCAGGTGAGCAGCATTCCAGACCGCCTGTTCAGTCTGGCGGGAGATGCAGGCATTCAACAGGTCGGCAGGACCGCTATCACCGTGAATCTGGCTGCCCAGCGTCAGGTGGGTGGCAGTCCAAGCGTGCGTGTTCCCGGCAGTGGTCGCTCCACGGTCACAGTGTTCCCCAGAAACGTCGGTAAGGGCATCGGCCTGAACTGA